Genomic DNA from Selenomonas sp. oral taxon 126:
CACGGCGAACTTCATCGCAAAGGCAGCGGCAGGCATCGCCGATGATATGCTGACGACAAGTGTGCTTGCGACACGCGCACCGCTCTTCATTGCGCCCGCGATGAACACGGGGATGTGGGAGAATCTCATCACGCAGGAGAATGTCGCTCGTCTGACGGCACGCGGCACGACGATTATCCCGCCCGCTGTGGGACAGCTCGCCTGTGGTACAACGGGAGCGGGACGACTGCCCGAGCCGGCGGAGATCGTCCGCATCGTTGAGGAGTATTTTGCACGAGCGCAGAGCCTTGCGGGACGGCGCATCCTCGTGACGGCGGCGGGGACGGAGGAGGCACTCGACCCCGTGCGTTTCCTCGGCAACCGTTCGACGGGACGCATGGGCTTCGAGGTTGCTGCTGAGGCGGCGCGGCGCGGCGCGGAGGTTGTGCTGGTCGCAGGTCCGACACCGCTCGCAACACCTGTGGGCGTGCGGCGCGTCGATGTGCGGAGCGCGTGCGATATGCACGCGGCGGTGCTCGCAGAATATGACGGGGTGGATGCAGTCATCAAGGCTGCGGCGGTCGCGGATTACCGCCCCGCAGAGATCGCAGCGCATAAGATCAAGAAGTCGGACGGCGAGCTGACACTGACGCTCACGCGCAACCCCGATATCCTCTATGAACTGGGGCAAAAGAAGCAGCATCAGATTCTCGTCGGCTTTGCGGCAGAGACGCGGAACGTCGCGGAGTACGCACGCGGCAAACTCGCGAAGAAGAATCTCGACTTCATCGTCGCAAACAACGTCGCGGAGAAGGATGCGGGCTTCGGTGTAGCGACGAATCACGTACAGATTTTCTTTGCGGACGGGCGCGCGGAGGATCACCCGCTCATGCCGAAGGCAGAGCTTGCGGGCGTGATACTGGATCGGCTGGAGGAAGCGCTGCAAGGGAAATTTGAATGATTGTTGTTGTGCGAAGCCCCTAAGCAAACCCTAGTGGAGCAAGCGGAGCAAAGGGCACGTTCTGCCCCCTGCGGATTTCTTTCGTTCAAGCGAAGCGCGTTTAAGAAGTCCGCAGGTATTTAGGCAGATAAGTGCCCGACCGCTTGCGTAACTAAGTGTTTGCGTGGGGCTTGCACAGTGGGGCGAGAAAACTGTGAAAATAGTCCTTGACAACGCGCCATGCATTCGTTACAATGCAACGTATAGAAGAGAATATACCTCATCCAGAGCAGTGGAGGGAATGGCCCGATGAAGCTGCGGCAACCATGGCGCATGAGCCAACGGTGCCAATTCCTTTAGGCGAAGCGCCTATGAGATGAGAGCGGCGACAACGGCCTCCCTTATCTTGACGGGGAGGCTTTTCTTATGGAAACGAGGTTTTCTTTGCTCATATTTTTACGAACTAAGGGAGGTTCCAAATGAAGAAGATGCTTTTTACATCCGAGTCTGTGACCGAGGGGCATCC
This window encodes:
- the coaBC gene encoding bifunctional phosphopantothenoylcysteine decarboxylase/phosphopantothenate--cysteine ligase CoaBC, whose protein sequence is MGALAGRRIVLGVTGGIAAYKAVEIASRLKKAGADVRVIMTRAATSFVTPLTFREITGQPVAETMWGEPHHHVEHIALAEFAELVLVAPATANFIAKAAAGIADDMLTTSVLATRAPLFIAPAMNTGMWENLITQENVARLTARGTTIIPPAVGQLACGTTGAGRLPEPAEIVRIVEEYFARAQSLAGRRILVTAAGTEEALDPVRFLGNRSTGRMGFEVAAEAARRGAEVVLVAGPTPLATPVGVRRVDVRSACDMHAAVLAEYDGVDAVIKAAAVADYRPAEIAAHKIKKSDGELTLTLTRNPDILYELGQKKQHQILVGFAAETRNVAEYARGKLAKKNLDFIVANNVAEKDAGFGVATNHVQIFFADGRAEDHPLMPKAELAGVILDRLEEALQGKFE